Within bacterium, the genomic segment ACCGACGGTTCTATCGTTTCGTACGAGTGGGATTTCGGCGACGGCAACTTCCGCGATTTCACTTCCACGAACGGTACCGCAGCCCACCTTTTCACCGAAACCGAAGTGGGCGTACGCATCTGCACGGCGCGTGTGACGGATAACTCATACCTTTCGACGAAAAAATCCGTGACCGTGATCGTCCATCCGGAATCGGGCGGGCCTGTGCCGCAGCCTCCGGTGGCGCGGCCGATAGCATGGCCGATAATGGGCGACTCGCCTCTGGAAGTAACGCTTTTCTGCAATTCCTCGTACGATCCCGACGGCGAAATAGTCAAGTACGAATGGGACTTTGAAGGCGACGGCCAGTTTGATTGGCAGTCGGCAACGCCATCGCACTTGCAGCACACGTTCGACGCCGGTACATGGAACGCGGTGCTCAGGGTGACGGACGAAAACGGCTTGCTGGACAGCAAGAGCATCACAATCCTCGCGTACAATACATCCCTTCACTGGACTAGCGAAGTTGTTGAGCAGCTAGTTGATGGCAGTGAGCTTAAATTCAATAATCTTGATAACTTGGGAATAGGCGCGGCGGTTTCGCCTGTAACGGGCGAGTTGTGTTTGCTCTACGGCGTGAAAGACGCGTCTTTTTCAAGTTATAAAAACAGGATCAGGCTCGCGTTTCAAGGCGGTTTGGCGGGCGCGGATTGGCGTTTCGAGGATTATTACATCGCAGTAGAGCCGCCCGCACAGCCACCTGCTATGAATTTGCCTACTCGCCCGGCTTTTTTTCCGGACGGAAGGCTTGTATTTGGAACATATTTTGTTACCGGATCCGAATTTCGCCAGGCAATTTTGGTAGAGCGCGACATTGACGGCAGTTTTTCAACATTCAACATGGGCGGTTTCAACGGGGATATACATTTCGGGCGCGACTGGCTGGACGTGGATGCTGGCGGGAACGCGGGATGGCTGTACAAGGACAGTCCCCTCACCGAAAATTTTGTCTTCGCCGAGAAAATCGGCGAGGAGCTGAGCCTGTCGTATCCGGTGTTCAAGAAATGGGGAAAAGGTGCATCGACGGTTATAGGAGACGTCAGGTACAGTGGCGGTGTTCCTTGCATATTATACTTGGGCGATGTCACATCAATTTACAAACCTTCGGGGGAAGAATGGTTGGACCATGATGTAGCGGGGGGGCATTATGCATATGGGAAGATTCTCTCGCCAGTGTCTGAAGATGTAGTTCATTTGCAGACTGGCAAGATTTTTCCGAACAACTGGATATCCCGCTACCATCATTCGGGCGAAGATTGGCTTGGCAGGCAAATCGTCTTCGAAGAGAATCCGGATATGACAACGCCGCCATTTGAGGTTGGCGAATCGGGCGGAGTCTGGTTCTACCTGGTTAGGGGCAATTTTGAGGACTCAAAGTTGGCTCTTATTATCGACTATGGCTCATATTTTCAAATTGAGCCGATTGCAATACGCGAATATATTCAAGCAGAGAAGTACGGCATTGCCATCGATGCGGACATGTTATATATTGGAGCCTTGGATCCGATAAACTTAACCGTTACCCTTTTTGCAAGAGATATTCCGAGTTAGGCGGTTGGCAAATAAATTACTCCAACTTGTTAAATACACTTGACATTTGGATTTTGGCTTTGGATTTTGGCAAGGTAGAATGTGACTGTCGGCGATATATGTTTGACTGCCGGCGATATATGTTTGACTGCCGGCGATTGAAAACCCTTACTACTCGGAGAAGCGCATGGCAGTGATAACGTGGATAGAAAGCAGTCCGACGAGCAGCATCATGCCGGACACGAGCGGCAAGGACATCATTCCGAACAGCTCGGGCAAGGTCGTTACAAGTGCAGTTCCCTGGGACGAGGCTTGGCTGGGTGCCATTAGCGTAAACGGTGCCGCGGTTTTCAACGAGTCGGGCGGTAACAGCGACTTCCGCGTGGAAGGCACTTCGATCTCGAACCTGATACTCGTCGACGCGGATGCGAACAAGGTTGTTATCGGCGGCACGGTGGAGGGGACGGGCGGCTCAAGGCGTACCAGGCGAGCACCACTGCTGGCATAGTCGCTCTGCAGGTCAAGCAAGCGGACGAAGATCATGCAATCATCAGATTCGATGGCGCGGGAGCAGCCGATTTTTCCAAGAACATGACCACCGAGCAGGGAAACGGAATTCCAGTAGGGCCATTCTCCGCAATAGGGTCGGCCGGCACCAGGGGCTGGGCATGGGGCGGAATGATCAAAGTTGTGATTTCGGCGGGTCAAGGGACAACCTGGATGCCGTGGTATTCGGAAGTAACTTTGTAGAGGAGGATCGACGTGTTTGCGGAGCGGACAACGAAGGACGACATCGTCGTTTACCATCCACAACCGGATGGGGGATTCCTCTTGGAGCATTTCAAACATTCGGATTCGTTTCTCCTGACTCCCGCGCTGGCAAATGCGCTTTCCGAAATCTGGCAGAAGCGGGTTGCGGACGCGGCGGCGGGACAGACGGAGCCCGGTCCCGTTACCACGGACGGTCCGATTGCCAAGCAATCCAGATCAGTGCCGAAGCGCAAGCCGCGCCGTTAGAAGCAAGCATGAGTTTTCCCTTTGTGTTGGTCGCTGGATGGTTGGAGTTTTGTTATCCCGCCATCCGCTCGAATTAAGTGTTTGGATGGCAAATGCTTCCGTGAGGGAGCAGATTCGGAAGGAGGCATGGGTAATGGGCATGAAATCTGCCGATGCCGCATCGGAGTCCGATGCATCTGGATCGGTATGGATTGAATCGGCCATCTGGGCGCTCTTGGCCGGCGTTGCCGCGGCAGGGGCGATTTTTCTGATTGCCCGGAATTTGCTTCACCGGCGGGTTGCAGGGGCGCGTCGGCCGCTGCGAACCCGTTGTCCTGGAAATTCGCGCGGTTTGCGTCCCTGGACTTTGAGGGGCGAAAATCGTACATTCCGCTTTACGTTTTGTCGCCGCGGAAATAGCGCCAATCCGCGCAAGCCGCGGGCGAAAAAGTAGCTAATTCCCAAGCGTGAGTTTTGGCCGCATAGTCGGCGGGGAGGAGTTTTCCTGCCCGCTTTTATTTGAATCCGGCGCATCGCCCCGCCTTTTCCCAGCCGGCCCGGCTATTTCAGCTTTTCGACGGGGATTTTCAGGTATTCGCTGATGTGCCGCCTGAGCATCCCGAAGTTGAGCGGCTTTTCCAGGTACGCGTCGGCCAGCTCTTCTTTTTTGAGCCGGTCCAGCTCGTCGTCCATATAGGCCGTGATGACGATAATCTTCATCGCCTGGGTGTCGCCGTTTTCTTTGAGCTGCTTGCATAGCTCGAATCCGCTCATTCCCGGCATCCGGATGTCCGTGATCAGTATGTCGGGCGTGTCCTTGCCTATCGCGATGAGCGCGTCGAACGCGCTCTGGAACGTGACCAATTCGAAAGGGCACTCCTTGTCCGACGGGCAGATGCGCTCCTTGATGATGTAAAGGAAGTCCTCCTCGTCGTCCACAAGGAAAATCCGCGGCTTCGCCTCCTGCTGAAACTCCTCGGGCAGGGGCATCCCGTTGTCCTTGAGCAGCTTGATAAGGTCTTCGCGGAGGATTTTGTTGCGGCCTGTCGGTGTCTTGAACGCCTTCAAGATGCCTACGTCGATCCAGCGGATGATCGTGGCGCGCTCGACATGGCAGATCCTTGCCGCCTCGGTGGTGGTGAAGATTTTCTGGGACATCGAACCTCCCCGCGCCGGCATTTTAGTTTGGCTCCGGCGCAGGTGTCAAGCCGCGGAACGCAACCGCACTGGCGGCGGCGCATCCGGTGCTGATTCGTCAAATCCGCGAAACAACTTGTCAATTGAAGCGTTTCGGGGGGCAAATTTGGCGCGCTCCGAATGTCCCGCAAGGCCGAAGGTTTGGATTGAAGCCGGTTTTTGCGCTAATCTCATCGGGCCGAGGGCGAGATTGCCGCGGCGGCGGTGAAGATGAAGAGAATCGTCGAATGCGTTCCGAACATAAGCGAGGGCCGCGACCGGTCGGTAATCGACGCGGTGTTGGCCGAGGTGAAGGCGGTGCCCGGCGCGGTGCTGCTGGACGCGGATCCGGGGCCGGACACGAACCGGACGGTGATCACGTTCGCGGGCGAGCCGGGGCCGGTTATGGAAGCGGCGTTCCGGGTGATAAAGCGGGCGTCCGAGCTTATAGACATGACAAAGCACAAAGGCGCTCATCCGCGGATGGGAGCGACCGACGTGTGCCCGTTCGTGCCCGTGTCGGGCGTGACGATGGACGACTGCGTGAGCTATGCCAAGGAAGTGGGCGAGCGCGCGGGTGAGCTGGGAATTCCGATTTACCTTTACGAATACGCTGCTACGCGGCCGGAGCGCAGGAATTTGTCCGACATCCGCAAGGGCGAGTACGAGGCGCTTCCGGAAAAGCTGGGAACGAAGGAATGGGAGCCCGACTTCGGCCCGAATAGGTTCAATCCGTCAGCGGGGGCGACCGCGGTCGGCGCGCGCAACTTCCTTATCGCGTTCAACATCAACTTCAACGCGCGCGACGAAAAGCGCGTGCACCGGATCGCGAAGATGATCCGCGAGAGCGGCTGCCCGGCGCGGGACGAGGACGGGCGGCTGATTTTGGACGAAAACGGCGCGCAGGTGATCACGCCGGGGTTGTTCCAGAACCTGAAGGCGGTCGGATGGTGGCTGGCCGAGCGGCGGATTGCCCAGCTTTCGATGAACTTCACGAATCACAAGACGACCCAGCTCCACGACGTGTACGTGAAAGTGATGGAGCTCGCGGCCGAGCAGGGGCTGATTGTGACGGGAAGCGAGCTGGTCGGACTTGTGCCGCTGGATGCGATGGTCGCGGCGGGGCGGTTTTTCGCCGCGCGCCAGAAACGCTGCGAAGGGATGCCGATTTCGCGGCTGATAAGGCTGGCGGTCCACAGCATGGGGATGGAGGAATTCGGGCCGTTCGATCCGAAAAAGAAAATAATCGAGTACGCGATCGACGATACGCCGCGTCCGCTGGCCGCGTTGTCAATCCGCGATTTCGCGGACGAGCTGGCGGGCGACAGCCCGGCGCCCGGGGGGGGGAGCGTCGCGGCGCTTGCGGGCGCGATGGGCGCGGGGCTCGCGGCTATGGTGCCCAATCTCACGATAGGCAAGCGGCAGTTCCTGGATGTGAAGGACGAGCTGAACGCATCTTCTATCGAAGCGCAGGACTTGAAGGACAGGCTGCTGGACGCGATTGACGACGACACCGCGGCGTTCAACCGGCTTTTGGACGCGTTCCGGATGCCGCAGGGTACGCCGGAAGAGGTTGAGGAGCGCAAGGCCGCGATCGGCGCCGCCATCCGGGAGGCGACAATGGTTCCGCTGTCCACGCTGAAGCACGCGGCGCGTGCGGTGGAGCTTGCCGGAATAGCCGCGCGCAAGGGAAATCCCAACGCGTTGAGCGACGGGGGGGTGGGCGCGCAGGTTTCGCTCGCCGCGGCGGAAGGCGCGTACTACAACGTGCTTATTAATCTGCGCTCGATAAAATCCAAGAAATTCCGCGCCGAGGTAACCGCGGAGGCCGAGGAGTCCATAGCCCGCGCGCGCAAGGCCGCGCGCGAAATCGCCGAGTACGTGGAATCCTCTCTAAAATCCGAAATTAAGGCGGCGGCCAAATCCGCGGGCGAAGACGAAGACGAGGACGAGGCGTGATCGTTTTCAGCTTTTTCGGCAAATCCGGCGGTATTGAAATGTCGCCGCGCCGCTTTCGTAAGTTTCTGGAAAGGAAGGACTAATGATTCGCAATTGTTTATTGATTGTTTCGATTTGTATCGCGCTTGCCGAAGCCGCGGCCGCGCCCGCGCTGGCGTCCGCCAATTTCGATCCGAACGAGTATATGGAATACGTCAGCTTTCTCGCCTCGGACGAGCTTGAAGGCAGGCTGTCCGGCACGCAGGGCTGCTACGACGCCGCGGCTTATCTTGCTTCCGTCTATTACAACTTCGCGGAGCGGCCCGGCGACGACTGGTTCCAGCAGTTCGAGTTCACCAGCGGAGTGGAGCTTGCGGAGGGCAACATGTTCGAGTGGCTGGTGCACGGCCAATCCATGCCGCTTACGCTTGAAAAGGACTGGATGC encodes:
- a CDS encoding response regulator — translated: MSQKIFTTTEAARICHVERATIIRWIDVGILKAFKTPTGRNKILREDLIKLLKDNGMPLPEEFQQEAKPRIFLVDDEEDFLYIIKERICPSDKECPFELVTFQSAFDALIAIGKDTPDILITDIRMPGMSGFELCKQLKENGDTQAMKIIVITAYMDDELDRLKKEELADAYLEKPLNFGMLRRHISEYLKIPVEKLK
- the ftcD gene encoding glutamate formimidoyltransferase encodes the protein MKRIVECVPNISEGRDRSVIDAVLAEVKAVPGAVLLDADPGPDTNRTVITFAGEPGPVMEAAFRVIKRASELIDMTKHKGAHPRMGATDVCPFVPVSGVTMDDCVSYAKEVGERAGELGIPIYLYEYAATRPERRNLSDIRKGEYEALPEKLGTKEWEPDFGPNRFNPSAGATAVGARNFLIAFNINFNARDEKRVHRIAKMIRESGCPARDEDGRLILDENGAQVITPGLFQNLKAVGWWLAERRIAQLSMNFTNHKTTQLHDVYVKVMELAAEQGLIVTGSELVGLVPLDAMVAAGRFFAARQKRCEGMPISRLIRLAVHSMGMEEFGPFDPKKKIIEYAIDDTPRPLAALSIRDFADELAGDSPAPGGGSVAALAGAMGAGLAAMVPNLTIGKRQFLDVKDELNASSIEAQDLKDRLLDAIDDDTAAFNRLLDAFRMPQGTPEEVEERKAAIGAAIREATMVPLSTLKHAARAVELAGIAARKGNPNALSDGGVGAQVSLAAAEGAYYNVLINLRSIKSKKFRAEVTAEAEESIARARKAAREIAEYVESSLKSEIKAAAKSAGEDEDEDEA